A genome region from Schistocerca americana isolate TAMUIC-IGC-003095 chromosome 1, iqSchAmer2.1, whole genome shotgun sequence includes the following:
- the LOC124614383 gene encoding pyrimidodiazepine synthase-like: MGVKFLKKGDPQPPPVEAGKLRLYSMLYCPFAQRARLVLAAKDVPFEMVDINLKNKPEWYSAVHPETKVPALEVGGGDVVVESLDVSDYLDRKFPEPPLWSVDQEKNLRHKQLLQTFGKMIPIYMKLLGPNASQAVEDVVYSIAAGIQPFENELAKTGSKYFGGARPGMLDYMIWPWAERMEALRAMHPDVKLPLQDFPRLMAWGAAMKQDPAVRASIMSVEAHAAFIMKYRDGSLDYDKL; this comes from the exons GTGACCCGCAGCCGCCTCCAGTGGAGGCGGGCAAGCTGCGACTCTACTCCATGCTGTACTGCCCCTTCGCGCAGCGAGCGCGCCTCGTCCTGGCTGCCAAGGACGTTCCCTTCGAGATGGTGGACATCAACCTCAAGAACAAGCCGGAGTGGTACAGCGCTGTGCATCCGGAGACAAAAGTGCCCGCCCTGGAGGTGGGTGGCGGCGACGTGGTCGTCGAGTCTCTCGACGTATCAGACTATCTGGACCGAAAGTTTCCAGAACCACCACTGTGGTCTGTTGACCAGGAGAAGAATCTTCGCCATAAACAGCTGCTGCAGACGTTTGGGAAG ATGATCCCAATTTACATGAAGCTCTTAGGGCCCAACGCTTCACAGGCAGTGGAAGATGTCGTGTACTCTATTGCGGCTGGCATTCAGCCCTTCGAGAATGAACTTGCAAAGACAGGATCCAAGTACTTTGGAG GTGCGAGGCCCGGCATGCTGGACTACATGATCTGGCCGTGGGCGGAGCGCATGGAAGCGCTGCGCGCGATGCACCCCGACGTCAAGCTGCCGCTGCAGGACTTCCCCAGACTC ATGGCGTGGGGAGCGGCCATGAAGCAGGATCCAGCGGTGAGAGCATCAATCATGAGCGTAGAAGCGCACGCAGCATTCATCATGAAATACAGGGACGGCAGCCTTGACTACGATAAGCTGTAG